GGGGGCGCGCCGGGCAGCGGGGCCGGAGGGCCAGAACGCGGCCCGGCGCCGCGTGAGCCGGGGCGAGCTGCGCCGGCGCAGGCGGCGCAGACGGCTGTGGGCGGTGCTGCTGGTGCTGGCGCTGATCGGGGTGGGGCTGACCCTCTCGGTGACGGTGCTGTTCAAGGTAAAGGAATTCCGGGTGGAAAATCTGGACAAGACTACCCCGGCCAATACCGGCATTTACACCGAGGACGCCATTTTGGGCGCGCTGGCGGTGCCGCTGGAAGAGAATATGTTCCAGTTTTCGGCAAAGGAAAGGGAGCAGGCCATGGCGGCCGCGCTGCCCTACCTTGAAACGGTGCGGGTGCGCCGCAGCCTGCCGGGCACCGTGGTGGTGCAGGTGGAGCCTGCCACTGAGACCTGGTGCGCCAAAACAAGCGCCGGCTGGCTGGTGCTGAGCCGGGGATTAAAGATCATGAAGCTGCAGGAGGAACAGCCGGAGGGCCTGCCGATGCTGCTGGGGCTGGAGCCGGAGGCGCCCCAGCCGGGCTACCCGCTCTCGCTGGCGGGGGAGGCGCGCGCGGCGGGCTCGGGGGCCGAGGCGGCTTCAGGGGAAGCAGCGGCCGGCGGAAAAGAACGGCTGGAACAGCTGAAAGAACTGCTGGAGGGGCTGGAGGCCCAGGAGCTGGGGCGCGATTGCACCGCCATTGACCTGAGCGAGGAGAACGAGGCCTATTTTGTGTATCAGGGGCGGATCAAGGTGCTGCTGGGGACCTTTAACAACCTGGAGTACAAGCTCTCGGCGGCGGGCCTTTTGCTGCGCAATGAGAGCGGCGAATACCTGAGCGCCAGCGACCGGGGCACCCTGGATGTGTCGCATCAGATGGAGGGGGCGGTGGTGCGCATGCCCTTCTCGCCCGGTGATTTTGAGGTGGGGAGCGGCGAGCCCGAACCACCCGACGAGGAGCCGCCCCCGGAGGAGGGGGACCTTACCCCAGAGGAATAACCAAGGGAAACGAAAGCAGCCCCCGGGCGCCTGCAACAGGCGCCCGGGGGCTGCTTTGCCGCCGTGCAGGCGGGGGGCTTACACCGTGAGAAATTCGTTTTCGCGGTCGAGATACAGGCAGAACACCAGCAGCCCGCACAGCTCTTCGGGGGGAAGATGGACCTTGCAGCGCAGGTCCCAGCCGCCCAGAAGGCCGCGGTGCAGCACCTGCACCAGGCAGCTGCCGGCTGCGCTGCGCAGCTCGTAATTTTGGCTGTTGAGCATTTCGAGAACGCAGGCTTCGCCCTGCAGCACAAGGTCGGCGTGATCGGTGCGGGGGAGATGGCTGACCGGCCAGCCCTGCGAGGCGGGATCCTCGCCCGGCGCATACCCGGGCCGGGCGATGGCGGCGGGGGTGCCGTCCGGCCGGAGCAGCAGGTACTGCCTGGCCTGCCCGGAAGGGTCCGCCTGGATGACGGCGCGCAGGGCAAGGGCCCCGCCCGGCCCCAGAATATGCCGCTCGCCGCCGCAGAGGGTGTTTTTGATGCGGGCCAGGGGAGGGCCGCCCTCCGGCTGGGCCGCAGGGTACAGGCAGCCGCCCTTGATGACAAATTCCATAGCGATCCGTCCTTTCCTTACACGAGCTGATAGAGGAGGAGGCCCGCGACGCCTGCCCCCGCCAGGATCAGGATGGGGCTTTTTTTCCATTTGCGCAGCACGAAGAGCGCGGCTGCAAACAGGCACAGGGCCACCGGGTCGAGCTGTGCAAAGGAGGGCCGCCCGGATCCGCTGCCGAACAGCGCCAGCAGCAGGATGGAGAGCCCGGCGCTGGCGATCATGCCCACCACGGCGGGGCGCAGGCCCTGCAGGACCCCCTTTAAAAACAAAAAGCTGCGGTATTTGAAATACAGGTGCGCCAGGGTGAGCACGATGATGCAGGAGGGCAGGATGCACCCGGCCGTGGCGATGAGCGCGCCGGGGATGCCCGCAATGTGGATGCCCACAAAGGTGGCGGAATTTACCGCGATGGGGCCGGGGGTCATTTCGGCGATGGTGATGATGTCTGTGAACTGGGTGAGGGTGAGCCAGGCGTGCGCCTCCACCACCTGATGCTGGATCAGGGGCATGGCCGCATAGCCGCCGCCGATGCTGAACAGGCCGATCTGGAAAAAGCTCCAGAAAAGCTGAAGATAGATCATGCTACACCGCCTTTCTGCTGCGGGCGGCATCCAGAACGCCCGCGAGACCGCAGGCCAGGATGATCCACAGGATGTTCACCTTAAAGAAGTATATGGCGATAAAGGAGCCGGCAAGCATGACTGCGGGCAGCCAGCGCCGCTGCGCCAGCACCGAGCGCCCCATGGTGAGCACCACATCGAGAATTACGGCCGCCACCCCGGCCTGCATGCCCTTCATGACCAGGCTCACATAGGGGTTTGCGCGGAACGCCGCGTAAAAATAAGAGATGACCGAAAGGATTACCAGCGGCGGCAGGATGGTGCCGAGGACCGTGAGCATGGCGCCGGCCACCCCGGCAACCCGGTACCCCAGCAGGATGGAGGCGTTCACGGCGATGGCGCCGGGCGAGGACTGGGCAATGGCGATCAGGTCCATCATTTCGCTGTCGCCCAGCCAGTGAAGCTCTTCCACAAATTTTTTGCGCATCAGCGGCACGATCACAAACCCGCCCCCGAAGGTAAAGGCGCTGAGGGTCAGGGTGGAAAGAAACAGTTTTGCGTATGGTTTTTTAGTGCGCTGCATGATTCATCAACTCCCTATCCCCATGATACGCATTGCAATGTAATAAGTAAAATAGTATAATTTTATAAAAACAATAAGTATTCAATTATGAATTGGAGGAACGAAAATGACACGCCGGCATCTCCAGATTTTTTTGAGGGTGTGCGATTGCGGCTGCAACATGACCCGGGCGGCCGAGGCGCTTTACCTGAGCCAGCCCGCGGTGAGCCAGGCAGTGGCGGAGTTGGAGCAGTATTACGGCGCCCGGCTGTTTGAGCGCATGGGGCGGCGGCTGTATCTGACGCCGGCGGGGGAGCGGTTCCGGGAATACGCGGTGCACATAGAAGCGCTGTTCGATCACATGGAAAAGGGCCTGCGCAGCGGGGATTCCAGCGGCCTGGTGCGGGTAGGGGCCAGCATAACGGTGGGCTCACAGTTTTTGCCCTATTATGTGAAGGCGTTCCGGCAAAAAGACCCTGCCATTGAGGTGCAGGTGCGGGTGCGGCCCTCGAAGGAATTGGAGCGGGCGCTGCACACAAACCAGCTGGATCTTGCGCTGGTGGAGGACGCGGTGCAGGGCGAGGGGCTGATGGCGGAGCCCTACATGGAGGATGAGCTGGTGGGGATCTGCTCGCCGTGCGGGCCCTTTGAACAGGGGGAACTGGTGAGCAGGGAGCTGTTTTTGCAGCAAAAGTTTTTGCTGCGGGAGCCTGGCAGCGGCACCAGGGAGGTGTTTGACCGGGCACTGGCGGCCGCCGGCGTGACAGCGGACCCCCTGTGGGAGAGCGCCAGCACGGGCGCGCTGGTGAATGCGGCCATGGAGGGGCTGGGGGTGGCGGTGCTGCCGCGGCGGCTGGTGGCGGTGCCGCTTGCGCGGGGGAGGGTGCGCGCGTTCAGGGTGGAGGGGATGGACTTCCGCCGCACCTTCCAGATGGTATGGCACAAGGACAAGTTTTTGACCCCGGCCATGCGCCGCTTTATGGAGCTTTGCCGGACCTATGAGCTGGATTACCCGAGCCCCCAGCCGGGGTGAAGGCCTGAGGGGCGGCACAGGGAAAAAGCGCCCCGGAACGCTTGCAGGGCGCAAACGTTCCGGGGCGCTTTGTTGTGGGAAAAGGCGGGGCTTTGAAAGGCAGGGGCGCCGCCCGGGCGCAGGGAAGGAAGGGCCGGTCAATCGGCCTGGTACACGATCTCGCCGCCCAGGAGGGTCATGACCACACGAGCGGAAAGGATCTCCTGAGGGTCGATGGCCAGGAGGTTTTTGTCCAGCACCACAAGGTCCGCCAGCTTGCCCGGCTCGATGGTGCCGAGCTCTGAAAGACGGCCCGCGGCCATGGCGCTGCCGCGGGTGTAGGCCCGCAGGGCCTGGGCCGCGGTGATCTTTTCGTGGGGCTGCCAGCCGCCTTTGGGCGAGCCGTCCACCGGGCTTTGGCGGGTGACGGCGTCGTAAAGGACGTTCATGCTGCCGATGCCCACCACCGGGCTGTCGGTGCCGAAGGCATATTTGATGCCCAGCCGCTCGTAGGTGCAAAAGGGCCACATATACCTGGCGCGCTGGGGACCGAGGTCCCGCTCGACCCCTTCGGGGTCCAGCACCATGTGGGGCGGCTGGCAGGCGGCCAGCACGTCCAGTTCCCTGAGGCGGGCGATATCGGCCGGCTGGAAGTTTTCCAGATGCTCCAGGCAGTTTTGACCGGCGGGCAGGGGGCCGTATTTTGCGCGGGCTTCCTCAAAGTAATCCAGCGCCTGGTGGATGGCCTCGTCGCCGATGGTGTGGATGCGCACCGGAAAACCCTGCTGGGCCGCCTTGAGCACCAACCGGCGCAGCGTTTCGGGCGGGGTGACGGTGCAGCCCCGGTCGCCGGGGAAATAGGCGTTGGAGTAAGGCTCTTTTAAATAGGCGGTATGGGTGCTGGAAACGCCGTCGGAAAATTGCTTGACGCCGCAGAAGCGCAGGATTTCGCCGGTGAAGGTGCGGCGCATCCACTGGGGGCGGGAGAGGTCGTCCAGCAGGGTGGGGAACATGTGCACACGCACGGTGAGCTGGCCCGCCTGCTGGAGCCGGAGGTAGATATCCTCGCGCACCAGATCGGGGCCGGAGCCCGCCATGGTGGACATATCACACACGCTGGTGATGCCCTGGGCGTTGAGCTTTTTTACAAAGGCCCGGTAGGCGCTGCAGGTTTCGGCCTCGGAGAAAGCGAACACTTTGGGCAGCGCTTCGTCCGAGGCGGCCTCGTACAAAAGGCCGGTGAGCTGGCCGTTTTCGTCCTTGCCGTAGCGGCCGCCCTCGGGGGGGACGGAATCGGGGGTGAGCCCCAGACGTTCCAGACCCTTGCTGTTGAGCCACAAGGTGTGCAGGTCGCCGCTGGTCATGGCGACGGGGCGGTCGGGGTATACGGCGTCCAGGCTTTGTTTGCTGGGCTCGCGGGGATCGGCCCACAGGGGGTGGTACCAGCCGTGGCACACCAACCATTCCTCTTTGGGGCGTACGGCGGCCAGGGGGGCGAGCGCATCCACACAGTCCTGCTCGCTGCGGCCCTCGCAGAAGACCACATAGGGGCTGTCGTAGATGGCGGAGAGGAAAAAGTGCAGATGGGAATCGTGAAAGCCCGGGGCGAGCATGCTGCCGCCCAGGTCCAGCACGCGGGTGTCGGGGCCTTTGAGGGCCCCGGCCCCTTCGACGGGGCCCACGTACACGATCTTGCCGCCCGTTACGGCCACGGCGCCGGCAAGGGTTTCCTCGCCGGTGGAGGTGAAGATGGCGGTGCTTTTGAGGATCAGATCTGCCTGCATGTTCAAAACCTCGCTTTAGCTTGATAGGATGCGGCGCGCCCGCCGGGCGCGGCCGGAAGGATGCTTTCAGTGTAGCGCTGTTTTGTGAAAAAAGGGAATATACCCACAGGGTATAAAAGGGTAGTATAGAAAAGATTAGGCACAACTGCCCAAGGGGCGGCACCGGGGTTTGTGCGGTTTGCCAAACGGTTTTTGCGCTGCCCCGGGCCGCCCTGTGTTATAATAAAAGAGGCCGCGGCGGGGCGGCAGGCGCGGCCTTTTGCGCCGCAACGCGGCAGGCCCCAATACAAAGAACGTGAGAGGAGGCGGCAAGGCGTGGATACGGCCCTGTTCTTTTACAGCATCCTGCTCACCGTGGCCTTTGCGCTGGAAGCGGCGGCGTTTGCGCTGCTGTACCGGCAGAGCCGCCTTTTGTGGCAGCTGTGGACCGCGGTGATGTTTGGGCTGTTCATGGCCGACAACCTGCTGTATTACACCGCAGAATATTTGCAGGCCGCGGCCCTGTGCCCGCAGCTTGCCGCCCCGCACTCGCTGCCGGTGGCGCTGCTTTCGGCCGGGTGCGTGCTGTGCTACTGCCGCATTGCGGGCGAGGCCGCGGGGCGGGCGCTGCCCAGGCGCGGCGGGGTGGGATGGGCGCTGTTTTTGGCGGGATATGCGGCGGCCGCGCCCCTGGCGGCGGCCTGGCCCTGGGCGGGGGCCGCGCACGACCTGGCGCTCACCCTGGTGCTGGCGGGCGCGGCGGCGCTGGACCTGCCCCGACTGGCGGCTTTGCCCGACGCCCGCGCGGGCCGTGCCTGGAAGGGGCTGGTGTGGTGCACCCTGGCGCTGAGCACCGCCTCACAGGTGGAAAACCTGCTGCGCATGAGAGGGGCCTGGCCCGCGGCGCCGGTGGGAAAGGCGGCCGGCCGCAAGCTTGCGCTGGAGCTGCTGAGCCTTGCCTTTGTGGTGTGCGGCGGGGTGTATCTGGCACGGCGGCTGAACGCGCCTGCGGCCGGCGGCGATGCGCAGGGCGCGGAGAAAAAGCTGGAGCGGTATGGGAGGGAAAAGGGCCTGACCCGCCGGGAGCAGGAGGTGCTGGCCCTGGTGCTGCGGGGCGAGGACGGGCCCCGGATCGCCCGGGAGCTTTACATCAGCCCGGGCACGGTGAAGGTGCACGTGCACAACATTTTGCAGAAGGCCGGCTGCCGCAGCCGGGCCGAGCTGTGCCGCGCGGTGGACGAGACCGAGCCGTGAGGCCGGGGCTGCAGAGCGGCGGGGGAAAAAGAACGGAAACGCCCCGGGACGCTGGAAGGATCCAGACGTTCCGGGGCGTTCCGTTTGCGGTTTGGCCGGGCGCGGGGGCGGTGGTATTCACCCGGGCGCCCGGCAGCTTTGTGAAATTGCAAATTTTCATTTGCAAAGGGGAAGGCGTTATTCCTTTTCGTACACGATCTCGCCGTCGGCGATGGTCATGACCACGCTGGTGGAAAGGATCTCCTGCGGGTCCACGGCCAGCAGGTTTTTATCCAGCACCACAAGATCGGCCAGCTTGCCCTCTTCCAGGGTGCCCAGGTCCTCGGGGCGGCCTGCGGCCATGGCGCTGCCGCGGGTGTATGCGCGCAGGGCCTGGGCCACGGTGATCTTTTCGTGGGGCTGCCAGCCACCCTCGGGGTAGCCGTTCACCGGGCTTTGGCGGGTGACGGCGTCGTAGATGACGTTCATGCTGTTGATGTCCACCACCGGGCTGTCGGTGCCGAAGGCGTACTTGACGCCCAGCTGCTCGTAGCTGTGGAAGGGCCACATGTACTTGGCGCGCTCGGGGCCGAGGTCCCGCTCTTCGCCGTCCGGATCCAGCACCATGTGGGGCGGCTGGCAGGCGGCCAGCACGTCCAGCTCCTTGAGGCGGGCAATGTCGCCCGGCTGGAAGTTTTCCAGATGCTCCA
This window of the Oscillospiraceae bacterium genome carries:
- a CDS encoding LysR family transcriptional regulator, whose protein sequence is MTRRHLQIFLRVCDCGCNMTRAAEALYLSQPAVSQAVAELEQYYGARLFERMGRRLYLTPAGERFREYAVHIEALFDHMEKGLRSGDSSGLVRVGASITVGSQFLPYYVKAFRQKDPAIEVQVRVRPSKELERALHTNQLDLALVEDAVQGEGLMAEPYMEDELVGICSPCGPFEQGELVSRELFLQQKFLLREPGSGTREVFDRALAAAGVTADPLWESASTGALVNAAMEGLGVAVLPRRLVAVPLARGRVRAFRVEGMDFRRTFQMVWHKDKFLTPAMRRFMELCRTYELDYPSPQPG
- a CDS encoding chromate transporter — translated: MQRTKKPYAKLFLSTLTLSAFTFGGGFVIVPLMRKKFVEELHWLGDSEMMDLIAIAQSSPGAIAVNASILLGYRVAGVAGAMLTVLGTILPPLVILSVISYFYAAFRANPYVSLVMKGMQAGVAAVILDVVLTMGRSVLAQRRWLPAVMLAGSFIAIYFFKVNILWIILACGLAGVLDAARSRKAV
- a CDS encoding amidohydrolase, with product MQADLILKSTAIFTSTGEETLAGAVAVTGGKIVYVGPVEGAGALKGPDTRVLDLGGSMLAPGFHDSHLHFFLSAIYDSPYVVFCEGRSEQDCVDALAPLAAVRPKEEWLVCHGWYHPLWADPREPSKQSLDAVYPDRPVAMTSGDLHTLWLNSKGLERLGLTPDSVPPEGGRYGKDENGQLTGLLYEAASDEALPKVFAFSEAETCSAYRAFVKKLNAQGITSVCDMSTMAGSGPDLVREDIYLRLQQAGQLTVRVHMFPTLLDDLSRPQWMRRTFTGEILRFCGVKQFSDGVSSTHTAYLKEPYSNAYFPGDRGCTVTPPETLRRLVLKAAQQGFPVRIHTIGDEAIHQALDYFEEARAKYGPLPAGQNCLEHLENFQPADIARLRELDVLAACQPPHMVLDPEGVERDLGPQRARYMWPFCTYERLGIKYAFGTDSPVVGIGSMNVLYDAVTRQSPVDGSPKGGWQPHEKITAAQALRAYTRGSAMAAGRLSELGTIEPGKLADLVVLDKNLLAIDPQEILSARVVMTLLGGEIVYQAD
- a CDS encoding chromate transporter, with protein sequence MIYLQLFWSFFQIGLFSIGGGYAAMPLIQHQVVEAHAWLTLTQFTDIITIAEMTPGPIAVNSATFVGIHIAGIPGALIATAGCILPSCIIVLTLAHLYFKYRSFLFLKGVLQGLRPAVVGMIASAGLSILLLALFGSGSGRPSFAQLDPVALCLFAAALFVLRKWKKSPILILAGAGVAGLLLYQLV